TGTTCTTCTGGTCATGGAAGTAAAATCTGGTATGCTTACCGTTGATGCGTATCGTGGCAGGGGTTCAGATAGTTGACATATGCATTGCTACCAGATCACATAATGGTGGCTTGATTGACTTACTAGATCTCCGCAAACTGCTCGGTCAGAAGAGGAAAGCTACTCTTGAATCATTATCTGAAGATGACTGTTTGCGTGCTATAAGCAAGCTAAAAGTAAGACTATGAAGCTTTAATGATCCATTTATATTTATCTTGGAACTTTGGAATCGCATGTATATTGTTTCTATGAGTCTGTATCTCATCTGCTCCTTCCTTTGTGGATTCGCAGGTCCTTGGTAGTGGTTTTGAAGTAATTTCTGTTGGGAGGAGAAAGCTTGTGCGTTCAGTTCCTACCGAATTAAATAAAGACCACAGTGGGATACTTGGGCTAGCTCAGGTTTGTGCTTGTAATGTTCGATGTCATAGTACATCATAGAGGTGATGCCATTTCTCATGTTGGCAACCACAAAGGCCTTATTTATAGCAGCTGTATATTAGTAATCAAGAGTAGGTTGGAAGCCTTAAATTACTTTTCGGTTCCCCTCTGCTGATAACATCATTGACATGTAGGCTGATGGCTATGTCACGGTGGAACAAGTTGAAAAGGAATTCTCATGGTCTACTGGGCGTGCGATTGATGCTCTTGAAACTTTGCTCAAGGTAATCTGCCTCCTAAGTTTCCTTATGACAATAGTATCCTGTATGTATCTTTTCTGTGccaaagaaaaaaaaagatatCAGTTATTGTTAATACATGTGCGTCATGTGACGCTGAGTCCACCCATAGCCAATCTTTGCAATTTGTTGAGTCATCCTCATCCATGTAGATACACAATTGCATCCATGCATGCCTGTGAACACGGGCTTGGGTGGGTTCACATTTGAAGCAAGCATAAAGTTCCTTGGAGTACATGACATTATTGAAATGATGTGAGTTCAACCTTACAGAGGTGTAACAActattgctgcttgagcaggaggGGCTTGCTATGATCGACGATGGCCACAGGGATGGCAAGCGAAGATATTGGTTCCCATGCGTCACTGTCAGCTCCGACACAGCAGCTGTTGAAGTCAAGTCATAACCTGTAAGTAAAATGTCGATTCCACAGTGTGTTCACGTCCCCATTCCATGAGGATGAGGTGGAAACCAGTGGCACGGATGTGTGTAATGATTGGTATGTTAAGAATTCAGTTGGAACATCACACTTTGAATATGAAAGGTGGCATGATTCTTATTTAGGGGCAGTTCGTTTCTTCCGGAACGGATGCATGGATGGAACAATTTCTAGCTGGTTTGTTTCTCTAATTTGTATAAGTTTTGATCAGCTGGAATGATTCCTGGTCCATTCCtagacaaacgaacaaggccttagaatTCAGGTTTCTTTTTTTTTGTACAATATTTAGAGTTAATATAATTCTGGCCTTCTGGCTGGCAGAATGTTTGTGGCTTCGCTTCTAGTTTTTGGAGGACGCCTAGTTTTTTTTTTGAACTGAATCACGGCTCTACGGCCTCATTTTGAGAACAGCTAGTTCAGCTGAATCGCGAGCTACTGCAACATTTACAAAGTTTGGGAACAACACCCAGGCATGACAGTGTCCCGGGTCCCAGGTCCTAGCACATCGAGCTAACTCATGCGCAAGCGCAACCTTGTTAGAATGAAGAGATAGATTGATAATATTTGAAACAACAAAAAAGTTTTCATCTAGCTTGGGCTGAGGTTCCTGATTCCTTCGATCGAAGGTCGTCTGAGGTGTGAGGTCCCTCGTTTTCCTGCTCTAGCTAAGACAATCACGAGCGATGAATCATCAGGTACATGTCTCCTTCGTTTGATTTTCAGCCAGTCCCCTCTGGATGCCCAATACTAGTAACAtagttgttggggcgaaggcagagacgccacccttcgctcgtcgcatttcgctgcagtcgctggtttgacgaagacaaaacgggcagggacacccttcacttcattcagcaccagacgaaggcctgcggtgacgtctccccgcggcacggcctcgtcctgctctgaggcccacatgtgatctggcccattgtaacgggccccgcgtgaccgccgttgtgttacgggcctagtttgtaaaggcattcttgtaagtacagcttgtaaccctgctttatgggaatattctggggataaactaggtgtccgagggcacatgcgtccttaacacgaggcgttgggcactcagatacctataaatacccccacacagtgcccgtgagaggctagacattaacagagctatttgcccctgagcacgtatccctgttgtcaccactgttcatccttgttggcctccttgctgctgagagcaagttccaacaatagtATTAAAATTCTTGCCGTGAGATGAAAATGGCACCCAAAATAGCAAGTGCGTTAGGTCAAGGTCCATGTCCATAGGCCAATACTAGCTTGTGTAGCCTGTTCTAGTGCTGTCGACCCATGGGCCGTCGATCGCCCGCGGTTTCGTCCCGGCGGCGGCACTCACCGTCGGTCGCCACTGGCCACGCTGAGCACCTCGTCGACGTGCTCCTCAAATCGAGAAGCCGCTATATTGCACTCGTCGCCTTCCCCTCCGCTGGACTTATAAATGGCCGTCCGGCACATCACTATTAGGCACCATATTATTAGGCAAGATATTATTAGACACTATTATTAATTATGTCGTGCTGCCACTAGTACCTAACCATTAGCCAGACAGGTAGACACTACACTATAGTACCTAACTGTGTCGTGCCAACACTATACGACACTAACACCTAATAGTGCTCGTGCCAGTCTATACACTATTTCGTTTTAAAAACTTCAAAAATATATCTTTAAGATTACATATATAATTTTAAAACTTGAATATTTATACCTTATAAAGTGAATTCATTATGTTTAAAATCATAAAAAAATAACGATTTACAATCACATGCACATATCACAATCACATCTATATACCACCGGTGTCTAACCGTCCGGTCACTTAATCATGTCGTACTCATGCCAGTCCATCATGTCGGGGTGCGTGCCCCAAGCCAGTATTAGACCCATGTCGTGCCGACACTGATACTATGGGCCTGTATGGGATGGCTCTGGAGCTAAACTCTAGTATCTCCAACTAACTTTCTAGCCAAACACTAGAACTCCAAAACTCCAAGGAACTGACAACTCCATGGAGTTGTAATATAAATGGAGGTGGAGTTTTGGAGCACCTCATTTGCAACTCCAAAACGTCAAAATATAAACCTGGATGTGAAGTTGGTAAATAATTACCCACCAATACCACTGGTTACATAAAAATAACGTTTCCATCTATTCTTTTCTTCTAGCACCTTCCGTCTACGAGCCAATTGTATATTTGGGACTCTAAACATAGTGTTTCGCAATATTGCCATCCAAAAGATTTACTTCGCAAAAAAGGGACTACAAATATGTTCTAATTGATTATACTACCATTTACTATATAATCTTCCTTTTATTACTTCTTTCCCTGTATTTTGTACCTAAGGAGACCAAATTATCTTGTGTGCGCGTTCTGTCTCCACGCCGCCATGAATGACCGGCCACCGTCTTGGCCACGGCTACCCTGTACCCCGTCCAGGCCCTCAGGCTCACCCCTGCTGCACTGTCCGTCGGGCTCCCATCGAGCTCGGTCCTGCACGCGCTGGCCAAGGCCGCGCCGACCGCCACGTTGGGCGAGATCACACTAGGTGAGAACGCGCTGGGCGATGTAATGCTGGACAGGGGCGCCTCGTCCGCATCATAAGCCCAGCCTAGGGACACGCCGACCATGGAAGTTGTATCATCGTCCTGGTGTTTCATGAGTATTACGTGAACATTAAGAGTTGTTTGCATCCTGCAAGTTACAAATaccagtgtcggggaccataaataggggtacccccaagactcctaaactcggttggtaatcaccatcagcacaagctgcagaagcctgatgggcgcaattcaggtcaaggctccgtccactcaagggacacgatctcgcctcgcccgagcccagcctcgggcaggaacagtagacccacgcggattcacgcctcgcccgagggcctcctcaagcaacgggcgcaccttcgactcgcccaaggcccagctcgggcaggcttcgcagtgaagcaaccttggccagatcgcctcgccaaccgaccgtatcgcaggaacattcaatgcaaggatcgcctgacaccttatcctgacgcgcgctcctcagtcggcagggccgaagtgaccgcagtcacttcgcccctccactgactgacctgacaggaaaacagcgccgcctgccctactccgactgttgtgccacccgccagggtgaggctgacagcagccgagtccagcctcaggcgccataggaagctccgcctcgcccgaccccggggctcggcccccgcctcggcctcggaaggtggtctccgcctcgcccgaccccaaggctcggcccccgcctcggcctcggaaggtggtctccacctcgcccgaccccaaggctcggcctcaacctcgacctcggaagacggtcttcgcctcgcccaaccccagggctcggcctcaacctcgacctcggaagacggtctccgcctcgcccgaccccagggctcggcctcaacctcgacctcggaggagtcaccgcctcgcccgaccttgggctcggaccgaccacgccacaggggggtacatcattaccctacccctagctagcttaggctacgaggaacaagaccggcgtcccatctggctcgccccggtaaacaagtaatgatggcaccccgcgtgctcccatgacgacagcggttctcagccccctacggaagcaaggagacgtcagcaaggtcccgacaaccctgacagctgtgcttctacagggctcaagcgctcctccgacggccacgacatcacatacacagggcactagcacctctccgacagccacgttagcatgtacatagggcccccattgtacacctggaccctctccttacatctataaaaggaaggtccagggccctcgtacgaggaggtggccgcgcgggaggacaggccgacggacaggctctctccctctctccctcgcgaacgcttgtaaccccctattgcaagcgcatccaccctaggcgcaggacaacacgaagccgcgttttccccctctttgtgttccgtctcgcgccgacccatccgggctggggcacgcatcgacaatttactcgtcggtccagggacccctcggggtcgaaacgccgacagttggcgcgccaggtaggggcctgctgcgtgttgacgaacagcttctcgtcaagctccagatgggtagtctccagcaacctctccagcccgggacactgctctgtttcgggagtctcgagttcatatccctcgacggcagctacgacatggtactccttcctccgccgcgcgacagcgacaacggtGGCCGTCAGCCTGCCcggcggtggcggaatcgacaatgtcttccccccatggcgttagagcagcatccgggtctgtcccgtcaccttccccgccgtaggaggaggaggcggggcaaccatggccaagcaggaggcggcacctcgttggctgtcgagcgagtcgacgacgccggcgccccagcgggggacacgtcgggcgttgacctcgcgtctgagacgaagacaagcgtcgtttccccgcaacacgccaaccccaagcggacggatgacgccagcacgctcgcgaaggacttgctgggcgttagcctcgtacctgagataacggtgcagtccatccccgacgcgacttcgtcaccatccgtcgatcaataggtaccgtccgttttccatcctgtgccttttagattcagcttcgacccaccaagtgaaagggaaatgtgcccttggaccatttctaagtattttggtgattgagtgccaacacaagtggtcatgtgttaatctatgccaaatgatggacaaagtgaaaaccaacataaaggtatgtttctaagtcttagtactttgttttaaggactaatgtattctgtctaagtactggaaacaggagaaatcaatttggaaaagtgatggctttgttcagccaaagacagttcagtctgggagcaccggactgtccggtggtgcaccggacaatgtccggtggtgcaggctggctctggtgaaaaggccgctctcgggaattcgtcggtggcgtacgactaaaattcaccggactgtccggtgagccaacggtcggccgcgcaatccgcgcgtgacgcgtggccgggccaacggtctgaagggggcaccggactgtccggtgtgcaccggacagtgtccagtgcgccaacggctccaaaacatcaacggtcggctgcgccaaaacaggaaagaaattcgcaccggacagtgtccggtggtgcaccggactgtccggtggtgcaccggactgtccggtgcgccagtcgacagaaggcaagaattgccttcctggaatgctctcaacggctcctagctgccttggggctataaaagggacccctaggcgcatggaggaggacaccaagtacactttgagcattcttgatcattcacacttcgtctttgcgcactcgtttgaccttcttagtgatttgagctccgttctagtgagaactttgtgatattcattagagctcaagtcttggctatgtgtgtgcatatttgctgtgaatttgtgtgtgttgcttccttcCCTTACTCTAGTTCTTTCATTTTGATCctcattgtaagggtgagagactccaagttgtggagattcctcgcaaacgggatatagtaaaggaaaaaggaacatcgtggtattcaagttgatcattggatcacttgagaggggttgagtgcaaccctcgtccgttgggactccacaacgtggagtaggcaagtgttggacttggccgaaccacgggataaaccattgtgcc
This portion of the Zea mays cultivar B73 chromosome 2, Zm-B73-REFERENCE-NAM-5.0, whole genome shotgun sequence genome encodes:
- the LOC100216977 gene encoding Vacuolar protein sorting-associated protein 22 homolog 1-like; this encodes MRRRPGIAGLQNAAATRDQFRLVGENVAKVRTDVMKEQLATFRSQLEEFARKHKSDIRKNPVFRQQFHEMCAKVGVDPLASNKGVWAELLGIGDFYYELGVQIVDICIATRSHNGGLIDLLDLRKLLGQKRKATLESLSEDDCLRAISKLKVLGSGFEVISVGRRKLVRSVPTELNKDHSGILGLAQADGYVTVEQVEKEFSWSTGRAIDALETLLKEGLAMIDDGHRDGKRRYWFPCVTVSSDTAAVEVKS